The following coding sequences are from one Dermacentor silvarum isolate Dsil-2018 chromosome 4, BIME_Dsil_1.4, whole genome shotgun sequence window:
- the LOC119449917 gene encoding LOW QUALITY PROTEIN: uncharacterized protein LOC119449917 (The sequence of the model RefSeq protein was modified relative to this genomic sequence to represent the inferred CDS: deleted 1 base in 1 codon) translates to MRRAFALTTALGALCFLFLSRYTTVLPWLSWWKSVRSEEDEDLEASGYLIRTPECHIPAWDPFDPSVAHLYRKVADFVCPGRPTFLRVRPNAVLVADDALLWRHYKLKRSQVKCTYREVFRNPNAPAHVADDRYNLSAPRQLTFGQPLKVHHAIVNCFHNHQEVLVQHVPLVPVSPELERKLERLQETSENSEAVKLNVLMVGVDSISNLNFERHMPRTKTFLKDVLGAVQLHGYTKIGDNTFPNIVALLTGHFLEYYWNESLSRFTFDGLDFVWKDFAKRGYRSLFAEDAPSIATFNYLKHGFAKPPADYYLRPLCLATENSAVRSKAGRHCWGSKMEMEVVFDYLADFVEACQSRPHFGFAFVARLTHDSLNNAGYADAPSVRLLERLYGSGALKNTLLVFFSDHGLRFGPIRSTFVGKLEERMPIMFLAFPEAFAQQYRPRLSRLRTNTRRLTTPFDVHATLQHLASFSPDRPHRTMHGVSLFHEVAFNRSCDDAYIFPHWCTCQNRTVVSVNDPGVINASHALVSAVNSQLEHRAELCSPLALDKVIDATVSQPNDKVLRFVRHYHDVIGRGVQLGKRVTAPLDYMVTVMVKPSNALLEATIRYYEPTEQYVVLGDVSRLNRYGSQGECISDAVMRKFCYCRTHLKATRGPG, encoded by the exons ATGCGTCGGGCCTTCGCGTTGACCACTGCTCTCGGGGCCCTGTGTTTCCTGTTCCTGTCGCGCTACACGACCGTGCTGCCCTGGCTCAGCTGGTGGAAGTCGGTGCGCTCGGAAGAAGACGAGGATCTGGAGGCCAGCGGATACCTGATCCGCACACCGGAGTGCCACATCCCCGCTTGGGATCCGTTCGACCCCAGCGTGGCCCACCTTTACCGCAAGGTGGCCGACTTCGTGTGCCCCGGTAGACCCACCTTCCTCCGGGTCCGTCCCAACGCTGTGCTGGTCGCGGACGACGCTCTCCTCTGGCGTCACTACAAGCTCAAGCGTTCGCAGGTCAAGTGCACCTACAGGGAGGTCTTCAGGAACCCCAACGCCCCGGCGCACGTGGCCGATGATCGCTACAACCTGAGCGCTCCGAGACAGCTGACCTTCGGCCAGCCTCTGAAAGTGCACCACGCCATCGTCAACTGCTTCCACAACCACCAGGAAGTGCTCGTGCAACACGTGCCCCTCGTGCCGGTGTCGCCGGAGCTCGAGCGCAAGCTCGAGCGACTCCAAGAGACTTCCGAGAATTCGGAGGCGGTGAAGTTGAACGTGCTCATGGTGGGAGTGGACTCGATCTCGAACCTCAACTTCGAAAGGCACATGCCGAGGACCAAGACGTTCCTGAAGGACGTTCTTGGTGCCGTGCAGCTTCACGGTTACACCAAGATCGGCGACAATACGTTCCCGAACATAGTGGCGCTGCTGACCGGACATTTCCTGGAGTACTACTGGAACGAAAGCCTCTCCAGGTTCACGTTCGACGGGCTGGACTTCGTGTGGAAAGATTTCGCCAAGAGAGGGTACCGCTCACTGTTCGCCGAAGACGCGCCTAGCATAGCCACTTTCAACTACCTCAAACACGGTTTCGCGAAACCGCCTGCAGACTACTACTTGAGACCGTTGTGCCTGGCCACTGAGAACTCGGCCGTGCGCTCCAAAGCGGGCCGTCACTGCTGGGGCTCCAAGATGGAGATGGAAGTCGTGTTCGACTACCTCGCCGACTTCGTCGAGGCGTGCCAGTCGCGCCCCCACTTCGGCTTCGCGTTCGTGGCTCGCCTCACGCACGACAGCCTCAACAACGCCGGATACGCCGACGCGCCGTCGGTGCGCCTCCTCGAGCGACTCTACGGCAGCGGCGCGCTCAAGAACACGCTGCTTGTGTTCTTCAGCGACCACGGCTTGCGCTTCGGGCCCATACGCTCGACGTTCGTGGGGAAGCTCGAAGAGCGCATGCCCATCATGTTCCTCGCTTTCCCAGAAGCCTTCGCGCAGCAGTAC CGGCCGCGACTGTCGCGACTGCGAACGAACACTCGGCGACTCACGACGCCGTTCGACGTGCACGCTACGCTGCAGCACCTGGCTTCGTTCTCGCCAGACCGTCCCCACCGGACGATGCATGGCGTCAGCCTGTTCCACGAGGTCGCGTTCAATCGAAGCTGCGATGACGCGTACATCTTTCCGCACTGGTGCACCTGTCAGAACAGGACGGTGGTGTCCGTCAACGACCCCGGCGTGATCAACGCGTCGCACGCGTTGGTGAGTGCCGTCAACTCCCAGCTGGAGCATAGGGCCGAGCTGTGTAGCCCGCTCGCGCTCGACAAGGTCATCGACGCCACGGTGTCGCAGCCCAACGACAAAGTGCTCCGCTTCGTGCGCCACTACCACGACGTGATCGGCCGTGGAGTGCAGCTTGGAAAGCGAGTGACCGCGCCGCTGGATTACATGGTGACGGTGATGGTGAAACCCAGCAACGCCCTGCTAGAGGCCACGATCCGCTACTACGAGCCGACGGAACAGTACGTTGTGCTCGGTGACGTGAGCAGGTTGAATAGGTACGGAAGTCAGGGGGAGTGCATATCTGACGCGGTCATGCGCAAGTTCTGCTACTGTAGGACGCACCTGAAAGCCACTAGGGGACCGGGATGA